Genomic segment of Microbacterium sp. BH-3-3-3:
GCCGTTGCTCGACCTCGGCGGCCGACCCAACGACCTGGCGACGCAGCAGGCCGCGGCCGCCGTCGGTCAGAACGTGCTCATGTGGCGCTACCAGACCTCGCTCGACCGCTTCGGACTGCTCGCCGGGCAGGTCCTGCTCACCGCGGGCGACCTCGAGAACGCCACGCACCGTTCGAACGCGCGCCGGGCGATGGAACGGCTGCTGGGTCTCGGCATCCTGCCCATCGTCAACGAGAACGACACCGTCGCGACCCACGAGATCCGTTTCGGCGACAACGACCGGCTCGCCGCTCTCGTGGCGCAGCTGATCGGTGCCGACGCACTCGTGCTGTTGAGCGACATCGAGTGCCTGTACACGCTGCCGCCGAGCGAGCCCGGAGCGCGCCCGATCGTCGATGTGGCGTGGGGCGACGACCTGTCGCAGTT
This window contains:
- the proB gene encoding glutamate 5-kinase, whose translation is MSATSRSAIPGAGRVVVKVGSSSISGDGAHRIDTIVEALAHARGAGTEVVLVSSGAIATALPLLDLGGRPNDLATQQAAAAVGQNVLMWRYQTSLDRFGLLAGQVLLTAGDLENATHRSNARRAMERLLGLGILPIVNENDTVATHEIRFGDNDRLAALVAQLIGADALVLLSDIECLYTLPPSEPGARPIVDVAWGDDLSQFEFGAGVVNGVGTGGAATKASAAKLASTAGVGVLVTSADLVSSALAGDAVGTWFAPNPDPVTLATGPVGAVGAPVH